The following are encoded together in the Bradyrhizobium sp. CCGUVB1N3 genome:
- the rpe gene encoding ribulose-phosphate 3-epimerase gives MTQALALRPLVIAPSILASDFSRLGEEVRAVDAAGADWMHLDIMDGHFVPNISYGPDVIKAMRPHTKKIFDAHLMISPCDPYLEAFAKAGCDHITVHAEAGPHLHRSLQAIRALGKKAGVSLNPGTPISAIEYVVDLIDLVLVMSVNPGFGGQSFIPSALGKIRDIRAMTAGRPIDIEVDGGVGPEVAGALAAAGANAFVAGTAVFRGGTQEAYKTNIDAIRNAAANARGEAI, from the coding sequence ATGACCCAAGCCCTCGCACTCCGCCCCCTGGTGATCGCGCCGTCGATCCTCGCGTCGGATTTTTCCAGGCTCGGCGAAGAGGTGCGCGCCGTCGACGCCGCCGGCGCCGACTGGATGCATCTCGACATCATGGACGGACATTTCGTCCCGAACATCTCGTACGGCCCCGACGTCATCAAGGCGATGCGTCCGCACACCAAGAAGATCTTCGACGCGCATCTGATGATCTCGCCTTGCGATCCCTATCTGGAGGCCTTCGCCAAGGCCGGCTGCGACCACATCACCGTGCATGCGGAGGCGGGTCCCCACCTGCACCGCTCGCTCCAGGCGATCCGCGCGCTCGGCAAGAAGGCCGGCGTCTCGCTCAACCCGGGCACGCCGATCAGCGCGATTGAATACGTCGTCGACCTGATCGATCTCGTGCTGGTGATGTCGGTCAATCCCGGCTTCGGCGGGCAGTCCTTCATTCCCTCCGCGCTCGGCAAGATCCGCGACATCCGCGCGATGACCGCAGGCAGGCCGATCGACATCGAGGTCGATGGCGGCGTCGGACCCGAGGTCGCGGGGGCGCTAGCGGCAGCCGGCGCGAACGCCTTCGTCGCCGGCACTGCGGTGTTTCGCGGCGGCACGCAAGAGGCCTACAAGACCAACATCGACGCGATCCGCAATGCGGCCGCGAACGCGCGGGGCGAAGCGATCTGA
- a CDS encoding acyl-CoA synthetase, producing the protein MAGIHALDRIIGEDYPELATDEQVRALEQVPYAERIAAESTYDAIRLGAAGNPDAPAIQFLPNADPADVPLVISHRDFVARVTQAANMFHALGAGKDDVISFMLPLLPDAFVTLFGAEASGIANPVNPLLEPHQIAEILEAANTTILVALGPVPGTDIWQKVEQIRPSLKRLKAIVQVGGGGDPANGIFAFNDLIKQQPADRLVSGRKISGSDIAAYFHTGGTTGTPKLVRHTHANQVYQAWGLNLLLKSKPGGNLLFGMPLFHVGGSLTQVLTTLAGGGCLVVLSPSGWRNPNAVKNIWQLVERFKPEALSSVPTVLAATLAVPPGGADISSLKFAAGGGSAIPVAVGSAIQDKLKLPVVEVYGMTETSSVHTMAYPDRPIRLGSVGLPMPYARVRIVKLDGGGRLERDCAVDEIGVVIMAGPGVFGGYLNDTHNEGAFVDEVWVNSGDLGRLDADGHLWITGRAKDLVIRGGHNIDPAPIEEIMFQHPAVGFAAVVGQPDAYAGELPVGYVQLKPGATVEPGELETWVRERTPERAAVPVQIISIDPMPVTGVGKVFKPQLRWNAAQRVFAKVLTPVTEKGIDCKVKVGAHGSHGSIATVTIAGVPDGKREEVAGEVHKLLDPFVMRHEVVYA; encoded by the coding sequence ATGGCGGGCATTCACGCGCTCGATCGGATCATCGGCGAGGACTATCCGGAATTGGCCACGGACGAGCAGGTCCGTGCCCTGGAGCAGGTGCCTTACGCGGAGCGCATCGCGGCCGAAAGCACCTATGATGCGATCAGGCTCGGGGCGGCCGGCAATCCCGATGCGCCGGCGATCCAGTTCCTGCCCAATGCCGATCCCGCCGATGTGCCGCTGGTCATCTCGCACCGTGACTTCGTCGCGCGCGTCACGCAGGCCGCCAACATGTTTCACGCGCTGGGTGCGGGCAAAGACGACGTCATCAGCTTCATGCTGCCGCTCCTGCCCGACGCTTTCGTGACGCTGTTCGGCGCGGAGGCCAGCGGCATTGCCAATCCCGTCAATCCGCTGCTGGAGCCGCATCAGATCGCTGAGATTCTGGAGGCCGCCAACACCACGATCCTGGTGGCGCTCGGCCCCGTGCCCGGCACGGACATCTGGCAGAAGGTCGAACAGATCCGCCCATCCCTGAAGCGCCTCAAGGCCATCGTGCAGGTCGGTGGCGGCGGCGATCCCGCGAACGGCATCTTCGCCTTCAACGATCTCATCAAGCAGCAGCCGGCGGACCGGCTCGTCAGCGGCCGCAAGATTTCCGGCAGCGACATCGCCGCCTATTTCCATACCGGAGGCACCACCGGCACGCCAAAGCTCGTGCGCCACACCCATGCCAACCAGGTCTACCAGGCGTGGGGGCTCAACCTGCTGCTGAAGTCGAAGCCGGGCGGCAATCTCCTGTTCGGCATGCCGCTGTTTCACGTCGGGGGATCGCTGACGCAGGTGCTGACGACGCTTGCGGGCGGCGGCTGCCTCGTCGTGCTGTCGCCGTCCGGCTGGCGCAATCCCAATGCGGTGAAGAACATCTGGCAGCTCGTCGAACGCTTCAAGCCGGAGGCGCTGTCGAGCGTGCCGACCGTGCTTGCGGCGACGCTCGCCGTGCCGCCAGGCGGTGCCGACATTTCGAGCCTGAAATTTGCCGCCGGCGGCGGCTCGGCGATTCCGGTGGCGGTCGGCTCCGCGATCCAGGACAAGCTGAAGCTCCCGGTGGTCGAGGTCTACGGCATGACGGAAACCTCGAGCGTGCACACCATGGCCTATCCGGACCGGCCCATCCGTCTCGGCTCGGTCGGCCTGCCGATGCCTTACGCCCGCGTGCGTATCGTCAAGCTCGACGGCGGGGGACGGCTCGAGCGCGACTGCGCCGTGGACGAGATCGGCGTCGTGATCATGGCCGGGCCCGGCGTGTTCGGCGGTTATCTCAACGATACTCACAACGAGGGCGCTTTTGTCGACGAGGTCTGGGTCAATTCCGGCGATCTCGGCCGGCTCGATGCGGACGGCCATCTCTGGATCACCGGCCGCGCCAAGGATCTCGTGATCCGCGGCGGTCACAACATCGATCCGGCTCCGATCGAGGAGATCATGTTCCAGCATCCGGCCGTCGGCTTTGCCGCCGTGGTTGGCCAGCCCGACGCCTATGCCGGCGAGCTCCCCGTCGGTTACGTGCAACTCAAGCCCGGTGCCACGGTCGAGCCGGGCGAGCTGGAGACCTGGGTGCGCGAGCGCACGCCCGAGCGCGCCGCCGTGCCTGTGCAGATCATTTCGATCGATCCCATGCCCGTTACCGGCGTCGGCAAGGTGTTCAAGCCGCAACTGCGCTGGAATGCAGCCCAGCGCGTGTTTGCCAAGGTGCTGACCCCGGTCACCGAGAAGGGCATCGACTGCAAGGTGAAGGTCGGCGCGCATGGCAGCCACGGCTCGATCGCGACGGTGACGATCGCAGGCGTGCCGGACGGCAAGCGCGAAGAGGTCGCAGGCGAGGTGCACAAGCTGCTCGACCCGTTCGTGATGCGGCATGAGGTGGTGTACGCGTAG
- a CDS encoding MotA/TolQ/ExbB proton channel family protein, with product MSSITIGKSAPPAADPSERSALLLWMVFTGLSVFAVVLLWRFGLIHLMVVSDRTYISSLIAVLYVVTCGHCFWRTRAIAREGAAARRCRAVLSTKDGSKALDTTGTSLPPGLVRDHIESLVTKAAAQDYRAVDQTLLLRTLVDRLRGSNGFGAFVSDTLMKLGLLGTIIGFIIMLAPIAGLDAADKVAMRSSMGLMSDGMAVAMYTTLAGLVGSILVRIQYYMLDAATQRVFSDAVVLTETYVTPALERKRPGTPP from the coding sequence ATGAGTTCGATCACCATCGGCAAGAGCGCGCCGCCTGCGGCCGACCCGTCGGAGCGGAGCGCACTCCTGCTCTGGATGGTCTTTACGGGCCTGTCGGTCTTCGCCGTCGTGTTGCTGTGGCGCTTTGGCCTGATCCATCTGATGGTGGTCTCCGACCGCACCTACATTTCGAGCTTGATCGCGGTGCTCTATGTCGTCACCTGCGGCCATTGCTTCTGGCGGACCCGCGCGATCGCGCGGGAAGGGGCGGCGGCGCGGCGCTGCCGTGCGGTGCTGTCAACCAAGGACGGCAGCAAGGCGCTCGATACCACCGGCACATCGCTGCCGCCTGGCCTCGTCAGGGATCACATCGAGAGCCTGGTGACGAAAGCCGCGGCCCAGGACTATCGGGCGGTCGACCAGACGCTGCTGTTGCGGACGCTTGTCGACCGCCTGCGCGGCTCCAACGGGTTCGGCGCCTTCGTCTCGGATACGCTGATGAAGCTCGGCCTGCTCGGCACCATCATCGGCTTCATCATCATGCTGGCGCCGATTGCTGGACTGGACGCGGCCGACAAGGTCGCGATGCGATCCTCGATGGGGTTGATGAGCGATGGCATGGCGGTCGCGATGTACACGACGCTTGCCGGCCTCGTCGGCTCGATCCTGGTTCGCATCCAGTACTACATGCTCGACGCCGCGACCCAGCGGGTGTTCTCCGACGCCGTCGTGCTGACCGAGACCTACGTCACGCCGGCTCTGGAACGCAAGCGTCCGGGAACGCCGCCATGA
- a CDS encoding response regulator transcription factor, whose amino-acid sequence MTEVTAKGISVLLVDDHPIVRQGYRRVLESQGDLHVVAEADNAADAYGAFKTHDPDVVVLDISMPGASGLEAIRNIRARDPRARILVFTMHNEAVLVKAAFGAGACGFVTKSSEPSAVVAAVRAVARGERAISDDIAHVLAEESLSPTGSVLDQLGEREIEILRQFVGGATTEQIASHLNLSVKTVQNYHYLIKTKTGARTDAQLVRLAASCGLTRI is encoded by the coding sequence ATGACGGAGGTAACGGCAAAGGGCATCTCGGTGCTGCTGGTCGACGATCATCCGATCGTCCGGCAAGGCTACCGGCGCGTCCTGGAAAGCCAGGGCGATTTGCATGTCGTCGCCGAAGCCGACAATGCCGCGGACGCCTACGGCGCCTTCAAGACGCACGATCCCGACGTCGTCGTGCTCGACATCTCGATGCCCGGCGCCAGTGGGTTGGAAGCCATCCGCAATATCCGCGCGCGCGATCCCCGCGCGCGTATTCTCGTTTTCACCATGCACAACGAAGCCGTGCTGGTGAAAGCTGCCTTTGGCGCCGGCGCATGCGGTTTCGTCACCAAGAGCAGCGAGCCCTCGGCGGTGGTCGCAGCCGTCCGCGCGGTTGCCCGTGGCGAGCGCGCCATCAGCGACGACATCGCCCATGTCCTGGCCGAAGAGAGCCTGTCACCGACGGGCTCGGTGCTCGATCAGCTGGGCGAGCGCGAGATCGAGATTTTGCGGCAGTTCGTCGGCGGCGCCACCACCGAGCAGATCGCCTCGCACCTCAATCTCAGTGTGAAGACCGTGCAGAACTACCACTATCTGATCAAGACCAAGACCGGCGCGCGGACGGACGCGCAACTCGTGCGGCTGGCGGCGAGCTGCGGACTAACGCGGATCTAG
- a CDS encoding bifunctional serine/threonine-protein kinase/universal stress protein, protein MPKSLVKVGAEIDGFTVGECVHAGGMATLWTVTHPGIDAPLLMKVPRVSEGEDPAAIVSFEMEQMILPRLAGPHVPHCFGTGDFARQAYVVIEQLPGTTLYPRLPDLPLPYEEARVLVAKIATALADLHRQNVIHHDIKPSSIMFRATGEAVLIDFGLSHHDHLPDLLQEEFRLPYGTAPYMAPERLLGVRDDPRSDLFSLGVLLYFFTTGERPFGEGETLRAMRRRLWRDPHPPRKLRPDYPPWLQEIVLRCLEIEPVRRYPTASQLAFDLTHPDKVRLTARSERLKHDPLSIAWRRRFNHEATQPRPKSDVAAQIASSPILAVALDTAEGAAELNEALRVTTERILATLPSARLACVNVLKLNRLVIDRTLDEDGSNKHIDRMVALRHWATPLKLDESRLTVHVLEAVDPAAAILEFAEINQVDHVIIGARQSSFRRTLLGSVSSQVASEAACTVTVVRPPRMAADSDEVKADEAAG, encoded by the coding sequence ATGCCGAAATCCCTGGTCAAGGTCGGAGCTGAGATCGACGGCTTCACCGTCGGTGAATGCGTGCATGCCGGCGGCATGGCGACGCTGTGGACGGTCACCCATCCCGGCATCGACGCGCCGCTTCTGATGAAGGTTCCGCGGGTGTCCGAGGGCGAAGACCCCGCCGCCATCGTCTCCTTCGAGATGGAGCAGATGATCCTGCCGCGGCTCGCCGGCCCGCACGTGCCGCACTGCTTCGGTACCGGCGATTTCGCGCGCCAGGCCTATGTCGTGATCGAGCAGCTCCCCGGCACCACGCTCTATCCGCGGCTGCCCGACCTGCCGCTGCCCTATGAGGAGGCGCGCGTGCTGGTCGCGAAAATCGCGACCGCGCTGGCCGATCTGCACCGGCAGAACGTGATCCACCACGACATCAAGCCGAGCAGCATCATGTTCCGGGCAACCGGCGAGGCGGTGTTGATCGACTTTGGGCTGTCGCACCACGACCATCTGCCGGATCTGTTGCAGGAGGAGTTCCGGCTGCCCTACGGCACGGCGCCCTATATGGCGCCGGAGCGGCTGTTGGGCGTGCGCGACGATCCGCGTAGCGATCTGTTTTCGCTGGGCGTGCTGCTCTATTTCTTCACCACGGGCGAGCGTCCCTTCGGCGAGGGCGAGACACTGCGCGCAATGCGGCGCCGGCTGTGGCGCGATCCGCATCCGCCGCGCAAATTGCGTCCCGACTATCCGCCCTGGCTTCAGGAAATCGTACTTCGGTGCCTGGAGATCGAGCCGGTCCGGCGCTATCCGACCGCCTCGCAGCTTGCCTTCGATCTCACCCATCCCGACAAGGTCAGGCTCACCGCGCGCTCGGAGCGGCTCAAGCACGATCCGCTCTCGATCGCCTGGCGGCGGCGCTTCAATCATGAGGCGACGCAGCCGCGACCGAAATCGGATGTGGCGGCGCAGATTGCGTCGAGCCCGATACTTGCGGTTGCTCTCGACACCGCCGAGGGCGCGGCTGAATTGAACGAGGCGCTACGGGTCACCACCGAGCGGATCCTGGCTACGCTGCCCTCGGCGCGGCTTGCTTGCGTCAACGTGCTGAAGCTCAACCGTCTCGTGATCGACCGGACACTCGACGAAGACGGATCCAACAAGCATATCGACCGGATGGTCGCACTCAGGCATTGGGCGACGCCGCTCAAGCTCGACGAGAGCCGGCTCACGGTTCATGTGCTGGAGGCGGTTGATCCGGCCGCCGCGATCCTGGAATTCGCCGAGATCAACCAGGTCGACCACGTCATCATCGGCGCGCGGCAGAGCTCGTTCAGGCGCACGTTGCTGGGCAGTGTTTCATCCCAGGTGGCCTCGGAAGCGGCCTGCACCGTCACCGTGGTGCGGCCGCCGCGGATGGCGGCGGATTCAGATGAGGTGAAGGCGGACGAAGCTGCAGGCTAG
- the purB gene encoding adenylosuccinate lyase codes for MIPRYTRPEMASIWEPQTRFKIWFEIEAHAADALAELGTIPKEAAKTVWDKTRNATFDVARIDEIERETKHDVIAFLTHLAEIVGPEARFVHQGMTSSDVLDTCLNVQLTRAADLLLADLDKVLAALKKRAFEHKMTPTIGRSHGIHAEPVTFGLKLAFAYAEFSRAKERLIAARKEVATCAISGAVGTFAQIDPRVEEHVAKAMGLTPEPISTQVIPRDRHAMYFATLGVIASSVERLAVEIRHLQRTEVLEAEEFFSEGQKGSSAMPHKRNPVLSENLTGLSRMVRAYVTPALENVVLWHERDISHSSAERMIGPDATVTLDFALVRLAGLIDKLLVYPANMQKNLDRLGGLVHSQRVLLALTQKGASREDAYKLVQRNAMPVWRGEGDFLQLLKKDTEVKKYLSDAEIEEQFDLGYHLKHVDTIFKRVFGES; via the coding sequence ATGATCCCCCGTTATACCCGCCCGGAAATGGCCTCGATCTGGGAGCCGCAGACGCGGTTCAAGATCTGGTTCGAGATCGAGGCACATGCGGCGGACGCGCTCGCCGAGCTCGGGACGATCCCGAAAGAGGCCGCCAAGACGGTCTGGGACAAGACCCGTAACGCCACCTTCGACGTCGCCCGCATTGACGAGATCGAGCGCGAGACCAAGCACGACGTCATCGCCTTCCTCACCCACCTCGCCGAGATCGTCGGCCCCGAGGCGCGCTTCGTGCACCAGGGCATGACCTCCTCCGACGTGCTCGACACCTGCCTCAACGTCCAGCTCACGCGCGCCGCGGACCTGTTGCTCGCCGATCTCGACAAGGTTCTGGCTGCGCTGAAGAAGCGCGCCTTCGAGCACAAGATGACGCCGACCATCGGCCGCTCCCACGGCATCCATGCCGAGCCGGTGACGTTCGGCCTCAAGCTCGCCTTTGCCTATGCCGAGTTCTCGCGCGCCAAGGAGCGCCTGATCGCGGCGCGAAAGGAAGTCGCGACCTGCGCCATCTCGGGTGCCGTCGGCACTTTTGCGCAGATCGATCCGCGCGTCGAAGAGCATGTTGCGAAAGCGATGGGGCTCACGCCGGAGCCGATCTCGACGCAGGTGATCCCGCGCGATCGCCACGCGATGTATTTTGCTACCCTCGGCGTGATCGCCTCCTCCGTGGAACGTCTCGCGGTGGAAATCCGCCATCTCCAGCGCACCGAAGTGCTGGAAGCCGAGGAGTTCTTCTCGGAAGGGCAGAAGGGCTCCTCCGCGATGCCGCACAAGCGCAACCCGGTGCTGTCAGAAAACCTCACGGGTCTGTCGCGCATGGTCCGCGCCTATGTGACGCCGGCGCTGGAGAACGTCGTGCTCTGGCACGAGCGCGACATCTCACACTCCTCTGCCGAGCGCATGATCGGTCCGGACGCGACCGTGACGCTCGACTTCGCGCTCGTCCGCCTCGCCGGCCTGATCGACAAGCTCCTGGTCTACCCCGCCAACATGCAGAAGAACCTCGACCGCCTCGGCGGCCTCGTGCATTCGCAGCGCGTGCTGCTGGCGCTGACGCAGAAGGGCGCGAGCCGCGAGGACGCCTACAAGCTGGTGCAGCGCAATGCGATGCCGGTCTGGCGCGGCGAAGGCGACTTTTTGCAGCTCCTTAAGAAGGACACCGAGGTGAAGAAATATCTCTCGGACGCCGAGATCGAGGAGCAGTTCGACCTCGGCTATCACCTCAAGCACGTCGACACGATCTTCAAGCGCGTGTTCGGGGAGAGCTGA
- a CDS encoding sensor histidine kinase, with the protein MRLVLQLVARLLVIVALCLTAATVWATFDAYRSVDRATAASAQRVAHALEALYWRELLLRSNRMREHLVPVPDWRTLDTMKLIAPGVCVQFQPAAAFEKPLCGQSQGIGQTPPRWFASLVPTFLGSHAEVVRPVSPRAAAAGTVVATPDPAAAISLAWEYILNVIDVALLMSVAIALLASLAIAHALAPARSIVTALQRMARGQYRTPLPRFRSMELAMIGKAVGELGGRLEEATEQRAALTRRLLEIRDDERRALARELHDEFGQNLSAILAFASTIETAGAKQTNASGIAQDARMISQAGHRIMASLRDTLKRLRNPLPEELGLEASLVNLVDSWRSQSATQPTIQLDLKGDLADISGQAATTAYRVAQECLTNALRHSAAREINLRIERRAGKDDALLIRVEDDGGGDADRVAQSAGFGLTGIRERVAAAGGSLSIARANRGLSVAATIPLAA; encoded by the coding sequence ATGCGCCTCGTGCTTCAGCTCGTCGCCCGTTTGCTTGTGATCGTCGCGCTGTGCCTGACCGCCGCGACGGTCTGGGCGACGTTTGATGCCTATCGCAGCGTCGATCGCGCCACGGCCGCGTCCGCCCAGCGGGTCGCACATGCGCTGGAGGCGCTGTACTGGCGCGAGCTCTTGCTGCGCAGCAACAGGATGCGCGAGCATCTCGTACCGGTTCCGGACTGGCGCACGCTCGATACGATGAAGCTGATTGCGCCGGGTGTCTGCGTGCAGTTCCAGCCAGCGGCTGCATTCGAGAAACCTCTGTGCGGCCAGAGCCAGGGAATCGGCCAGACCCCGCCGCGCTGGTTTGCGTCCCTGGTCCCGACCTTCCTCGGCAGTCATGCCGAAGTCGTGCGGCCGGTGAGCCCGCGCGCGGCCGCGGCCGGCACGGTGGTGGCGACGCCTGATCCGGCTGCAGCGATCTCGCTCGCCTGGGAGTACATTCTCAACGTGATCGACGTCGCGCTCCTGATGTCGGTGGCGATTGCGCTCTTAGCCTCGCTTGCGATCGCGCATGCGCTCGCACCGGCCCGCTCGATCGTGACCGCCTTGCAACGGATGGCGCGCGGACAGTACCGCACGCCGCTGCCGCGCTTCCGCTCCATGGAGCTTGCGATGATCGGCAAGGCCGTCGGCGAGCTCGGCGGGCGGCTCGAGGAAGCGACCGAGCAGCGCGCGGCGCTGACCAGGCGCCTGCTCGAGATCCGCGACGACGAGCGGCGCGCGCTCGCCCGCGAGCTGCATGACGAGTTCGGCCAAAATCTGTCCGCCATCCTCGCCTTCGCCAGCACCATCGAGACGGCAGGCGCGAAGCAGACGAATGCGAGCGGGATCGCACAGGATGCACGCATGATCTCGCAGGCTGGGCACCGCATCATGGCGTCGCTCCGCGATACGCTGAAGCGGCTCCGCAATCCCCTGCCGGAGGAGCTGGGGCTTGAGGCGAGCCTCGTCAATCTCGTCGATAGCTGGCGCTCACAGAGCGCGACACAGCCGACGATCCAGCTCGACCTCAAGGGCGATCTTGCGGACATCAGTGGCCAGGCTGCCACCACCGCCTACCGCGTCGCCCAGGAATGCCTGACCAACGCGCTGCGCCACAGCGCGGCGCGCGAGATCAACTTGCGGATCGAGCGGCGCGCCGGCAAGGACGATGCCCTCCTGATCCGCGTCGAGGACGACGGCGGCGGCGATGCAGATCGGGTGGCGCAGTCGGCCGGCTTCGGGCTGACCGGCATCCGCGAGCGCGTTGCAGCCGCCGGCGGCTCGCTGTCGATCGCGCGTGCCAATCGCGGGCTGAGCGTGGCGGCGACCATTCCGCTGGCCGCATGA
- a CDS encoding metallophosphoesterase, giving the protein MRLAVFSDIHGNRQAFDVCLKAARERGAERFILLGDFVGYGADPEWVVDTAMELVAHGAVAVRGNHDQAVQSSAETMNAEAQIAIEWTRGRLDAAQRRFLAELPMSIEDTDRLYVHSEASHPTRWHYVRSTTDAAKSLIATPCHVTFCGHIHRPALYSMSVTAKMTSFVPRTDVPVQLLRGRQWLAVMGSVGQPRDGDPSACFTLFDTESCQITYCRVPYDIEAAASRIRENGLPHWLADRLSQGR; this is encoded by the coding sequence GTGCGACTGGCCGTCTTTTCGGATATCCATGGCAACCGGCAGGCTTTTGACGTGTGCCTGAAGGCGGCGCGCGAGCGCGGCGCGGAGCGCTTCATCCTGCTCGGCGATTTCGTCGGCTATGGCGCCGATCCGGAATGGGTGGTCGATACAGCGATGGAACTGGTGGCTCACGGCGCCGTCGCTGTGCGCGGAAATCACGACCAGGCGGTCCAATCGTCGGCCGAGACCATGAACGCCGAGGCGCAGATCGCGATCGAATGGACCCGCGGCCGGCTCGATGCCGCGCAGCGGCGCTTCCTTGCCGAGCTGCCGATGTCCATCGAGGATACCGACCGGCTCTATGTGCATTCGGAAGCCTCGCACCCGACGCGATGGCACTATGTTCGCTCGACCACGGATGCCGCGAAAAGCCTGATCGCGACGCCGTGCCACGTCACATTCTGTGGTCACATTCATCGCCCGGCGCTCTATTCGATGTCGGTGACCGCGAAGATGACGAGCTTCGTCCCCAGGACCGACGTTCCCGTGCAGCTCCTGCGCGGCCGGCAATGGCTCGCGGTGATGGGCTCGGTCGGCCAGCCGCGCGATGGTGACCCCTCCGCCTGCTTTACGCTGTTCGACACCGAGAGCTGTCAGATCACCTATTGCCGTGTGCCCTATGACATAGAGGCGGCGGCGAGCCGGATCCGGGAGAACGGCCTGCCGCATTGGCTGGCCGACCGGCTGTCGCAGGGGCGCTGA
- a CDS encoding TetR family transcriptional regulator — MNEAVVLTPERILEVTEDVLRRYGLAKATVVDVARALDVSHGSVYRHFPSKASLREAVAKRWLERMDAPLRKIAQDTGPAPARLEAWLRTLFAAKRERVCDDPEMFQTYLTLAREACAAVKCHKDGLVEQMSAILSDGVKQGVFDVADAKVTARAIFDATSRYHHPAHADEWKDADLPARVDALLTLLLRGLKA, encoded by the coding sequence ATGAACGAAGCCGTTGTCTTGACGCCGGAGCGCATCCTCGAAGTCACCGAGGACGTGCTCAGGCGCTATGGGCTTGCCAAGGCCACCGTGGTCGACGTTGCCCGGGCACTGGATGTGAGCCATGGCAGCGTCTATCGCCATTTTCCGAGCAAGGCCTCGTTGCGCGAGGCCGTGGCCAAGCGCTGGCTCGAGCGCATGGATGCGCCGCTGCGCAAGATCGCCCAGGATACGGGACCTGCGCCGGCGCGGCTCGAGGCCTGGCTGCGGACGTTGTTTGCCGCCAAGCGCGAGCGCGTCTGCGACGATCCCGAGATGTTCCAGACCTATCTGACGCTCGCGCGCGAAGCCTGCGCGGCGGTGAAATGCCACAAGGACGGCCTGGTCGAGCAGATGTCGGCGATCCTGTCCGACGGCGTCAAGCAGGGTGTGTTCGACGTCGCCGACGCCAAGGTGACCGCGCGCGCGATCTTCGATGCGACCAGCCGCTACCACCATCCCGCCCACGCCGACGAGTGGAAGGACGCCGATCTGCCCGCCCGCGTCGACGCGCTGCTGACGCTGCTACTGCGCGGGTTGAAGGCATAA
- a CDS encoding M20 aminoacylase family protein — translation MPVINRVAALSDEMAAWRHDFHENPELLYEVHRTAGIVADKLRAFGCDEVVTGIGRTGVVGVIRGRKATSGRTISLRADMDALPIMETSGVPYASKVPGKMHACGHDGHTAMLLGAAKYLAETRNFDGTAVVIFQPAEEGGGGGKAMVDDGMMTRWNIQEVYGMHNMPGLPEGHFATTPGAMLASSDNIQITVHGKGGHAGAGPHKSIDSVLIGSQIVNALQSIVARNVDPLKSAVVSITQFHAGTAFNIIPEVAELSGTVRTLDPEVRDLVERRIGEVADSVARAYGGSAETKYSRMYPVTMNHAREAGVAAEVAREIAGADRVNEKFIPMMGAEDFSFMLEARPGAMILVGMGDGNECHHPAYVFNDNILGHGASYWVRLIEKTMPAG, via the coding sequence ATGCCCGTCATCAACCGTGTTGCCGCACTCTCCGACGAAATGGCCGCCTGGCGCCATGACTTCCACGAGAACCCGGAACTGCTCTACGAGGTGCACCGCACCGCCGGCATCGTTGCCGACAAGCTGCGCGCGTTCGGCTGCGATGAGGTGGTGACCGGCATCGGCCGCACCGGCGTGGTCGGCGTGATCCGCGGCCGCAAGGCTACGTCCGGCCGAACGATCAGCCTGCGCGCCGACATGGACGCGCTGCCGATCATGGAGACGTCGGGCGTGCCTTATGCCTCGAAAGTTCCCGGCAAGATGCACGCCTGCGGCCATGACGGGCACACCGCGATGCTGCTGGGCGCCGCAAAGTATCTCGCCGAGACGCGCAATTTCGACGGCACCGCCGTCGTGATCTTCCAGCCGGCCGAAGAAGGCGGCGGCGGCGGCAAAGCGATGGTTGACGACGGCATGATGACCCGCTGGAACATCCAGGAGGTCTACGGCATGCACAACATGCCAGGCCTGCCCGAGGGCCATTTCGCAACGACCCCCGGCGCGATGCTCGCCTCCTCCGACAACATCCAGATCACCGTTCACGGCAAGGGCGGCCATGCCGGCGCCGGCCCGCACAAATCGATCGACAGCGTGCTGATCGGGTCGCAGATCGTCAACGCGCTGCAATCGATCGTCGCGCGCAACGTCGATCCGCTGAAATCCGCCGTCGTCTCCATCACCCAGTTCCACGCCGGCACGGCGTTCAACATCATTCCTGAGGTCGCCGAGCTCAGCGGCACCGTGCGCACGCTCGATCCCGAAGTGCGCGATCTGGTCGAGCGCCGCATCGGCGAGGTCGCCGACAGCGTGGCGCGCGCCTATGGCGGATCGGCCGAGACCAAATATAGCCGCATGTATCCGGTGACGATGAACCACGCGCGCGAAGCCGGCGTTGCCGCCGAGGTCGCGCGCGAGATTGCCGGTGCCGATCGCGTCAACGAAAAATTCATTCCGATGATGGGCGCCGAGGACTTCTCCTTCATGCTGGAAGCGCGTCCAGGCGCGATGATCCTGGTCGGCATGGGCGACGGCAATGAGTGCCACCATCCCGCCTACGTCTTCAACGACAACATTCTCGGCCACGGCGCGTCCTATTGGGTGCGCCTGATCGAGAAGACGATGCCGGCGGGCTAA